In a single window of the Arachis hypogaea cultivar Tifrunner chromosome 6, arahy.Tifrunner.gnm2.J5K5, whole genome shotgun sequence genome:
- the LOC112697994 gene encoding glucose-1-phosphate adenylyltransferase large subunit 1-like has product MDSALAILNNTSSINLVSKGVGRKTSSSFWGESAKKESLNSRFFITQPCNMNLMNKRKLKHGIAHAVYTPDMNSMVYPKVIFQNPKPNPENVAAIILGGGAGTRLFPLTSTRAKPAVPIGGCYRLIDIPMSNCINSGVKKIYVLTQYNSFSLNGHLSRTYNCGNGVFTGTDFVEVLAATQTPGEAGKEWFQGTADAVRRFIWVFEDAKHKNIENVLILSGDHLCRMDYMKFLERHTESNADVTIACVPMDESRASDYELVKIDRMGRVRQFAEKPKGSDLKEMQVDPNILGLPAKEAKENLYMASMGVYVFRTEILLKLLRLSCPSCNDLGSEIIPTAVRDHKVQSYLFRDYWEDIGTIKSFYDANMALTEQPPKFEFYDPKTPFYTSPRFLPPTKVLKSKIVDAIISHGCFLSECNIQRSVIGVRSCLASGSVLEDTMMMGADYYETDSEIESLVARGKVPIGVGENTKIRNCIIDKNARIGRDVIIANCDGVQEADKPEEGFYIRSGIIVVVKNATIKDGTVI; this is encoded by the exons ATGGATTCAGCTCTTGCAATCTTGAATAACACGAGTAGCATTAATCTAGTTAGCAaaggagttggaagaaaaacgaGTTCTAGTTTCTGGGGTGAAAGTGCAAAAAAGGAGAGTTTGAATAGCAGGTTTTTCATTACTCAACCATGCAACATGAATTTGATGAACAAAAGAAAGTTGAAGCATGGCATTGCACATGCTGTATACACACCAGATATGAATTCCATG GTATACCCTAAAGTTATTTTTCAGAATCCAAAACCAAATCCAGAAAATGTAGCTGCCATAATTTTGGGTGGTGGTGCTGGAACTCGACTCTTTCCTCTAACTAGCACAAGAGCCAAACCCGCT GTTCCAATTGGAGGATGTTACAGACTCATAGACATTCCTATGAGCAATTGCATCAATAGTGgggttaaaaaaatatatgttctAACACAGTACAACTCTTTCTCCCTCAATGGCCATCTCTCTCGCACTTATAATTGTGGAAATGGAGTGTTCACTGGAACTGACTTTGTGGAG GTCTTGGCTGCTACTCAAACTCCTGGAGAAGCAGGAAAGGAATGGTTCCAAGGAACAGCTGATGCTGTGAGAAGATTTATATGGGTTTTTGAG GATGCCAAACACAAGAACATTGAGAATGTGTTAATACTTTCTGGTGATCATCTTTGCCGGATGGACTACATGAAATTTTTGGAG AGACATACTGAATCAAATGCTGATGTCACAATTGCTTGTGTACCAATGGATGAAAG TCGTGCATCAGATTATGAGCTGGTAAAAATTGATAGAATGGGACGGGTTAGGCAGTTTGCAGAAAAACCAAAAGGATCAGATTTGAAGGAAATG CAAGTTGATCCCAACATTCTAGGATTACCTGCAAAAGAAGCAAAGGAAAATCTTTACATGGCATCCATGGGAGTTTATGTATTTAGAACTGAAATTCTGCTGAAACTACTAAGATTGAGTTGTCCTTCTTGTAATGACTTGGGATCTGAAATCATCCCAACAGCAGTGAGGGATCACAAAGTCCAA TCATATTTGTTTAGAGACTATTGGGAAGATATTGGAACTATAAAGTCCTTCTATGATGCAAATATGGCCTTAACAGAACAG CCTCCAAAATTTGAATTCTATGATCCAAAGACGCCTTTCTACACTTCCCCAAGATTCTTACCTCCCACTAAAGTACTAAAATCTAAG atCGTGGACGCAATTATTTCGCATGGTTGCTTTTTGAGTGAGTGTAACATTCAACGTTCAGTCATTGGCGTCCGCTCGTGTTTGGCGTCTGGTTCAGTTCTTGAG GATACAATGATGATGGGAGCAGACTACTATGAAACTGATTCTGAAATTGAATCTCTTGTAGCACGAGGAAAGGTCCCAATTGGTGTTGGAGAGAATACCAAAATCAG GAATTGCATAATCGACAAGAATGCCAGGATAGGAAGAGATGTGATTATTGCAAATTGTGAT GGTGTACAAGAAGCAGACAAGCCAGAAGAAGGATTTTACATTAGGTCAGGCATCATAGTTGTAGTGAAGAATGCAACAATTAAGGATGGAACAGTTATCTAA
- the LOC112697995 gene encoding large ribosomal subunit protein bL31c-like: MAQCITNTFLHPKPFHPLPSKTKPVGNCRVGVTCKKKDIHPQYHEDAKVYCNGELVMTTGGTQKEYVVDVWSGNHPFYLGSRSAVMIDDDQVEKFRKKFSELTEIMEIPVLKGEIVIPSRRRGIQKGGKKK, from the exons ATGGCGCAGTGCATAACCAACACATTCCTCCACCCAAAACCCTTCCATCCTCTCCCATCCAAAACAAAACCC GTGGGAAATTGCAGGGTAGGGGTGACGTGCAAGAAGAAGGATATACACCCGCAGTACCACGAGGATGCTAAAGTGTACTGCAACGGGGAACTCGTGATGACTACCGGTGGAACCCAGAAGGAGTACGTGGTTGACGTTTGGTCAGGTAACCACCCCTTTTACCTGGGTAGCCGGTCAGCGGTTATGATTGACGATGACCAAGTTGAGAAGTTTAGGAAGAAGTTCAGTGAGCTCACTGAAATTATGGAGATTCCGGTACTCAAGGGTGAAATCGTAATTCCCTCCAGGCGCAGGGGTATTCAGAAAGGTggcaagaagaagtag
- the LOC112697993 gene encoding mannan endo-1,4-beta-mannosidase 7-like, producing the protein MKHRLFFMPFSIIVCIMMILIVEADNNNDGFVKARGIQLVLNGNPYYANGFNAYWLMFEASEPSQRNKVSSAFQDASSLGLNIARTWAFSDGGYKPLQYSPGSYNEDMFQGLDFVISEAKKYGMKLVLSLVNNYEDMGGKKQYVEWGRSQGQSINSEDDFYTNPVVKGYYKNHIKGWIEEMASYVKSIDGNHLLEAGLEGFYGQSKQETNPSFQAGTDFIANNQIPEIDFATVHSYPDQWLSGSSYEDQISFLSHWLNEHIQDAQNTLHKPVLFAEFGISTKTFGSNTKPRDQFYNTVYSKIYSSASGGGAAVGCLFWQLLDQGMDTFRDGYEVVISESPSTASLIAQESQKMNRIRKKY; encoded by the exons ATGAAGCACAGGTTGTTCTTTATGCCATTTTCAATTATTGTGTGCATCATGATGATACTCATAGTAGAAGCAGATAACAATAATGATGGTTTTGTGAAAGCAAGAGGGATTCAGCTTGTGTTGAATGGAAACCCTTATTATGCAAATGGTTTCAATGCATATTGGCTAATGTTTGAAGCATCTGAACCTTCTCAAAGAAACAAAGTGTCTTCAGCATTTCAAGATGCTTCAAGCCTTGGACTTAACATTGCAAGAACTTGGGCTTTCAGTGATGGTGGCTATAAACCTCTTCAATACTCTCCTGGATCCTACAATGAAGACATGTTCCAA GGGTTGGATTTTGTAATATCAGAAGCGAAAAAATATGGGATGAAGCTTGTGTTGAGTTTGGTAAATAATTATGAGGACATGGGAGGGAAGAAACAATATGTTGAATGGGGAAGGAGTCAGGGCCAATCCATAAATTCTGAAGATGATTTCTACACAAACCCTGTTGTCAAGGGATACTATAAAAACCACATTAAG GGTTGGATTGAAGAGATGGCATCTTATGTGAAATCCATAGATGGAAATCACTTGCTTGAAGCTGGTCTTGAAGGTTTTTATGGGCAATCAAAGCAAGAGACTAACCCAAGCTTCCAAGCAGGAACAGATTTCATAGCAAATAATCAAATCCCTGAAATTGATTTTGCAACGGTTCACTCTTACCCTGACCAAtg GCTATCAGGTTCAAGTTATGAAGATCAAATCTCATTCCTAAGTCATTGGCTTAATGAACATATACAAGATGCACAGAACACTCTTCACAAGCCAGTTCTCTTTGCTGAGTTTGGTATTTCAACAAAAACTTTTGGTTCTAACACAAAACCAAGGGACCAATTTTACAACACGGTATACTCCAAGATCTATTCGTCGGCAAGTGGTGGCGGCGCAGCTGTTGGTTGCTTGTTCTGGCAACTCCTTGACCAAGGAATGGATACTTTTCGCGACGGTTATGAGGTAGTTATTAGCGAAAGCCCCTCAACGGCTAGTTTGATTGCCCAAGAATCTCAAAAGATGAACCGGATTCGAAAAAAGTACTAA